Proteins found in one Quercus robur chromosome 2, dhQueRobu3.1, whole genome shotgun sequence genomic segment:
- the LOC126702898 gene encoding uncharacterized protein LOC126702898 — MPQVENYDENKDPFNHLEYFKTLMHLQGIPDEIMCRAFPITLKGPARIWFSRLTPNSISSFKELSTQFALHFIGGHRYKKSTACLMNIKQREDKTLRSYITWFNKEALSIDEANDKILVAAFINGLRKGKFLFSLYKNNLKTMSDVLYRATKYMNVEYALLAREEKPRKRGRQEDTQQDRGRKMARTEERRDDRRSKPPTGRFTSFTP, encoded by the coding sequence ATGCCGCAGGTGGAGAACTATGACGAAAACAAGGACCCTTTCAATCACCTAGAGTatttcaagaccctgatgcacctccAGGGGATACCAGAcgagatcatgtgtagggccttccccaTCACGCTGAAGGGCCCCGCAAGGATATGGTTCAGCAGGCTGACACCCAACTCCATTAGTTCCTTCAAGGAGCTAAGCACCCAATTCGCATTGCACTTCATCGGGGGACACAGGTATAAAAAGTCTACGGCATGTCTGATGAATATAAAGCAGCGAGAGGACAAGACGCTGAGGTCCTACATAACTTGGTTCAACAAGGAGGCCCTCTCAATTGATGAAGCGAACGACAAAATACTAGTGGCAGCATTCATTAATGGGTTACGGAAGGGTAAATTCTTATTTTCTCTATACAAGAACAACCTAAAGACCATGTCGGatgtgctttacagggccaccaaataTATGAACGTGGAATACGCATTGCTGGCCCGTGAGGAGAAGCCCAGAAAGAGGGGGCGACAAGAGGACACACAGCAGGATAGGGGACGAAAAATGGCTAGAACTGAAGAACGACGGGATGATAGACGCTCCAAACCCCCTACTGGgaggttcacaagcttcaccccTTAA
- the LOC126714914 gene encoding UDP-glycosyltransferase 90A1-like: MGSIYGDSQPHHVVLFPFMSKGHTIPLLHLARLLLHRSLTVTIFTTPVNRPFIFESLNDTTVTLLDLPFSHNVPDIPVGIESTDKLPSMSMFPSFANAAKLMQPDFERALETLPRVSFMVSDGFLWWTLESASKFNIPRFVYYGMNYYSSCMGRAVAIDRLLFGPESDDELISVPPFPWIKVTRNDFEPPFTKPEPKGLQIEFLMEVVIATAKSHGIIFNSFYELEPLFADYWNSECTPKAWSAGPFCLAEPPKGSTEPHNKPKWVQWLDKKHDQGSSVLYVAFGSQAEISPAQLKNIATGLEESKVNFLWVIRKSESEISDGFEERVKDRGIVVREWVDQREILMHESVQGFLSHCGWNSVLESICAGVPIIAWPMMAEQPLNARMVVEEIKVGLRVETCDGSVRGFVKWEGLEKMVKELMDGEKGKEVRKKSKELAEMAKKAMGEGGSSKCTLDLLIDETCGKKT, encoded by the coding sequence atgggTTCTATCTATGGTGATTCACAACCACACCATGTGGTTCTCTTTCCCTTTATGTCCAAAGGCCACACCATCCCACTCCTCCACCTTGCACGCTTACTCCTCCATCGCAGCCTCACTGTCACCATCTTCACCACCCCAGTCAATCGTCCCTTCATCTTTGAGTCCCTCAATGACACCACAGTCACCCTTCTTGACCTACCATTCTCACACAATGTGCCTGATATACCTGTTGGCATTGAGAGCACAGACAAACTGCCCTCTATGTCCATGTTTCCTTCATTTGCAAACGCCGCAAAGCTCATGCAACCCGACTTCGAACGAGCACTCGAGACTCTTCCACGTGTTAGCTTCATGGTCTCTGATGGGTTCCTCTGGTGGACCCTAGAGTCTGCTTCCAAGTTCAACATCCCGAGGTTTGTATACTATGGTATGAACTATTACTCTTCTTGTATGGGTAGAGCTGTGGCTATTGATAGACTTCTCTTTGGACCTGAATCAGACGACGAGTTGATATCAGTTCCTCCTTTTCCATGGATTAAAGTTACTAGAAATGACTTTGAGCCCCCATTTACTAAGCCGGAGCCAAAGGGTCTACAAATTGAGTTCCTCATGGAAGTAGTCATAGCAACAGCGAAGAGCCATGGTATTATATTCAACAGCTTCTATGAGCTTGAACCTTTGTTTGCTGATTATTGGAACAGTGAGTGTACACCCAAGGCCTGGTCTGCGGGGCCCTTTTGCCTGGCTGAGCCACCAAAAGGTAGCACTGAACCCCACAATAAGCCTAAATGGGTTCAGTGGCTGGACAAGAAGCATGACCAAGGGAGCTCAGTTCTGTATGTAGCTTTTGGGTCTCAGGCAGAGATTTCACCTGCACAACTCAAAAATATAGCAACAGGGTTGGAAGAATCTAAAGTGAATTTCTTGTGGGTGATAAGAAAGAGTGAGTCAGAGATTTCTGATGGGTTTGAAGAGAGAGTGAAAGATAGAGGAATTGTAGTGAGAGAGTGGGTTGACCAAAGGGAGATTTTGATGCATGAGAGTGTGCAAGGGTTTCTTAGCCACTGTGGATGGAATTCTGTGTTGGAGAGCATATGTGCTGGGGTTCCAATCATTGCATGGCCTATGATGGCAGAGCAACCATTGAATGCAAGAATGGTTGTGGAGGAGATAAAGGTGGGACTGAGGGTTGAGACATGTGATGGGTCAGTGAGAGGGTTTGTGAAGTGGGAGGGGTTAGAGAAAATGGTGAAAGAATTAATGGATGGAGAGAAGGGGAAGGAGGTGAGGAAAAAGAGTAAGGAGCTGGCAGAGATGGCCAAGAAAGCTATGGGGGAAGGTGGATCGTCCAAGTGCACTTTGGACTTGCTCATTGATGAGACATGTGGAAAGAAGACATGA